A stretch of Microbacterium caowuchunii DNA encodes these proteins:
- a CDS encoding glucosamine-6-phosphate deaminase: MAEILIVADRDAAGELAARVVWEYLDGVPEPVLGVATGSTPEPLYRELARTRGGRDLSRLRAFALDEYVGLPAGHPESYREVLRREIVEPLGLDPQHVHVPPADAASLPHAGERYEAEIAAAGGVGLQILGIGSDGHVGFNEPGSSLASRTRVKTLTEQTRRDNARFFDSIDDVPRHCVTQGLGTIRDARHLLLLAFGAQKAQAVAAALEGPLSASIPGSIVQLHPHVTVILDEDAASGLGHADYYRDVARFKPEWQGW; this comes from the coding sequence ATGGCGGAGATCCTCATCGTCGCTGATCGGGACGCCGCGGGCGAGCTGGCAGCGCGGGTCGTGTGGGAGTACCTCGACGGCGTCCCCGAGCCGGTGCTCGGGGTGGCGACCGGGTCCACCCCGGAGCCGCTCTACCGGGAACTGGCGCGCACGAGAGGCGGACGGGACCTGTCGCGGCTGCGTGCGTTCGCCCTCGACGAGTACGTCGGCCTCCCCGCCGGGCACCCGGAGTCGTACCGCGAGGTGCTCCGCCGGGAGATCGTCGAGCCGCTCGGACTCGATCCGCAGCACGTGCACGTGCCGCCGGCCGACGCCGCGTCGCTGCCCCACGCGGGGGAGCGGTACGAGGCGGAGATCGCCGCAGCGGGCGGGGTCGGGCTGCAGATCCTCGGTATCGGCAGCGACGGTCATGTGGGATTCAACGAGCCGGGCTCGTCGCTCGCCTCGCGCACGCGGGTGAAGACGCTGACGGAGCAGACCCGGCGCGACAACGCCCGGTTCTTCGACTCGATCGACGACGTGCCCCGGCACTGCGTCACTCAGGGGCTCGGCACCATCCGCGATGCGCGGCACCTGCTGCTCCTCGCGTTCGGGGCGCAGAAGGCGCAGGCGGTCGCGGCGGCGCTCGAGGGTCCGCTCTCGGCGAGCATCCCGGGGTCCATCGTGCAGCTGCATCCGCACGTCACCGTCATCCTCGACGAGGACGCCGCGAGCGGGCTCGGCCACGCGGACTATTACCGCGACGTCGCGCGGTTCAAGCCGGAGTGGCAGGGCTGGTGA